In the genome of Myxococcus stipitatus, one region contains:
- a CDS encoding patatin-like phospholipase family protein yields MAPPSLQQLLEGKRFGLVLSAGYFGFYGHAGFLKGLASAGLKPHAYAGTSAGGMVAAYAATGMPVHAIEELVLRQTRAHFWDPDPIGAVLNADANGHGLTGLLKGERFRRLLEDTLGARNFEDLPHPLLLVGANLTLGSHDVFTTGELAPRVHATCAYPGLFRAVPLDGNLYWDGGLVDKAPALSLHDSAAGKDLDAILVHFLPSKTRKVVGGPMAYAQGLAAGSAALRRDHFRLQLTVLEGRNIPVYVVVSNLPPVTPTTMERGFDALDQARLSTGVALSRPPVPFAQAQW; encoded by the coding sequence ATGGCACCTCCCTCCCTGCAGCAGCTCCTCGAAGGAAAGCGGTTTGGCCTGGTCCTCTCCGCCGGCTACTTCGGCTTCTACGGCCATGCAGGCTTTCTCAAGGGGCTGGCGAGCGCGGGGCTCAAGCCGCACGCCTACGCGGGCACGTCCGCCGGAGGCATGGTGGCGGCGTACGCGGCGACGGGGATGCCGGTGCACGCCATTGAAGAGCTGGTGCTGCGCCAGACGCGGGCCCACTTCTGGGACCCGGACCCCATTGGCGCGGTGCTCAACGCGGACGCCAATGGCCATGGCCTGACGGGCCTGCTCAAGGGCGAGCGCTTCCGGCGGCTGTTGGAGGACACGCTCGGCGCGCGCAACTTCGAGGACCTGCCGCACCCGCTGCTCCTCGTCGGCGCCAACCTCACGCTGGGAAGCCACGACGTCTTCACCACGGGGGAGCTGGCGCCGCGCGTCCACGCGACGTGCGCGTACCCGGGCCTGTTCCGCGCGGTGCCGCTCGACGGCAACCTGTACTGGGACGGCGGACTGGTGGACAAGGCGCCCGCGCTGTCGCTGCATGACAGCGCCGCGGGGAAGGACCTGGACGCCATCCTCGTGCACTTCCTGCCGAGCAAGACGCGCAAGGTGGTGGGGGGCCCCATGGCGTACGCACAGGGGCTCGCCGCGGGCTCGGCCGCGCTGCGCAGGGACCACTTCCGCCTCCAGCTCACCGTGCTGGAGGGGCGCAACATCCCCGTCTACGTCGTGGTCTCCAACCTGCCGCCCGTCACGCCCACCACCATGGAGCGAGGCTTCGACGCGCTGGACCAGGCACGGCTCTCCACCGGCGTCGCCCTCTCACGTCCTCCCGTGCCCTTCGCCCAGGCGCAGTGGTGA
- the mutY gene encoding A/G-specific adenine glycosylase — protein sequence MTPTAAHLASIRAPLLGWYDRNKRDLPWRRTKDPYAIWLSEVMLQQTQVSTVIPYWERFLARFPTVLALASAPLDDVLAGWKGLGYYSRARNLHRAAQEIVSRFGGQLPSSADALLSLPGFGRYTSGAVASIAFGEEAPLVDGNVARVFSRLFEVEGPPGDREREATLWELATLLVKGERPGDFNQSLMEHGATTCRPENPLCLLCPVRDACGAFRSGRVDELPPAKVRAIPKKLTLALAVWSHADTLLFARRADSGLFGGLWELPAAEVDEDATPEETTLRLTAALGAGVRLESQLGTVKRQLTHRDLTLRLYRVSGPQRPSRSESFQELRWCTPAEAATLGMSTAMQRALEAAMTALT from the coding sequence GTGACGCCGACCGCCGCGCACCTCGCGTCCATCCGCGCTCCGCTGCTCGGTTGGTATGACCGCAACAAGCGCGACCTGCCGTGGCGCCGCACGAAGGACCCGTATGCCATCTGGCTGAGCGAGGTCATGCTCCAGCAGACGCAGGTCTCCACTGTCATTCCCTACTGGGAGCGCTTCCTCGCGCGATTCCCCACGGTGCTCGCGCTGGCCTCCGCGCCTCTCGACGACGTGCTCGCTGGCTGGAAGGGCCTGGGCTACTACAGCCGCGCGCGCAACCTGCACCGCGCCGCGCAGGAAATCGTGTCGCGCTTCGGCGGCCAGCTGCCCTCCTCCGCCGACGCCCTGCTCTCCCTTCCCGGCTTCGGCCGCTACACCTCCGGCGCCGTCGCCTCCATCGCGTTTGGCGAAGAAGCCCCGCTCGTCGATGGCAACGTCGCCCGCGTCTTCTCCCGCCTCTTCGAGGTGGAAGGCCCTCCCGGCGACCGCGAGCGCGAGGCCACGCTCTGGGAGCTCGCCACCCTGCTCGTGAAGGGCGAGCGACCCGGCGACTTCAACCAGTCCCTCATGGAGCACGGCGCCACCACGTGTCGCCCCGAGAACCCGCTGTGTCTCCTCTGCCCCGTGCGCGACGCCTGCGGCGCCTTCCGCTCGGGCCGCGTGGACGAACTGCCTCCCGCCAAGGTGCGCGCCATACCCAAGAAGCTGACACTGGCCCTCGCCGTGTGGTCGCACGCGGACACGCTCCTGTTCGCTCGACGCGCGGACTCCGGCCTCTTCGGCGGCCTCTGGGAGCTCCCCGCCGCCGAGGTGGATGAGGACGCCACGCCCGAAGAGACCACGCTGCGCCTCACCGCCGCGCTCGGTGCGGGCGTGCGGCTGGAGTCCCAGCTCGGCACCGTGAAGCGCCAGCTCACCCACCGCGACCTCACGCTGCGCCTGTATCGCGTGTCCGGCCCGCAGCGGCCCTCCCGCTCCGAGTCCTTCCAGGAGCTTCGCTGGTGCACCCCCGCCGAGGCCGCGACACTCGGCATGAGCACCGCGATGCAGCGCGCGCTGGAAGCGGCGATGACCGCGCTCACATAG
- the metH gene encoding methionine synthase, which produces MTNPTPAALPPPSGENGRRVEALRAAMRERVLVLDGAMGTLLQQKDLKAADFGGAEYEGCNENLVLTRPDIIRDIHARYFAAGADVTETDSFGGTPLVLNEFGLGHKALEINEASARIAREAAAEAEAKDGRIRWVAGSVGPTTKAISVTGGITFEELVDNFAVQAEGLVRGGSDYLLVETAQDTRNVKAALLGIDRAFRKLGYAVPVAVSGTIEPMGTMLAGQSVESLATSLEHWDLLYLGLNCATGPDFMTDHLRSLSDLSSFPVSCVPNAGLPDENGHYLETPEMLSRSLRRFCEQGWLNVVGGCCGTQEGHIRALAQAVKGLKPRTSVAKPRSTLSGVDYLDVTDELRPVIVGERTNVIGSKKFKELIVAGQVEDASEIARAQVKRGAQVIDVCLANPDRDELEDMRQFLDVVVKKVRVPLMIDSTDERVIEMALTYSQGKAIINSVNLEDGEERFEKVVPLARRFGAALVVGCIDEVGMAVTRQRKLEVAERSFELLTRKYGMRAEDLYFDPLVFPCASGDAQYTGSGVETVEGVRLIKQRFPQCRTVLGISNVSFGLPTAGREVLNSVFLYHCVQAGLDMALVNSEKLERYASLPEEERTLAEDLLYNRGTDPVTPFAAHFRERKAAKVQVSTLPLEERLQRYIIEGSRDGLFADLELALAKYAPLEIINGPLMKGMDEVGRLFGANELIVAEVLQSAEAMKAAVGFLEPHMSSAKAALRGKVVLATVKGDVHDIGKNLVEIILANNGFQVVNLGIKVPPEQLVQAVREHRPDILGLSGLLVKSAHQMVATAEDLRRAGVDVPILVGGAALSRNFVDRNIAPAYGAGTVAYAQDAMSGLDLAKQIVEPSSHERLRGELAERRVKLAQEVKERPRTEAPTSRVRSAEVRVLDTVPPAPDFERHVLTNTPLDHIWKFINPVMLYGRHLGLRSSSRALGTPAEAELAKTEEGRKALALKEAVEELKGMLRGGLMHARAVFQFFKAGSDGNRVVLFDGTTGREAASFDFPRQERESGLCLADYLRPLENGVPSDNVAMFVVTAGSGIRELSESLKAKGEFLKMHAVQALALETAEGYAELLHTQLRSMWGTPDRQDMTMLERFRAEYSGKRYSFGYPACPRLEDQSKLFAALRPEEIGVQLTDGCMMEPEASVSAIVFHHPQASYFSVS; this is translated from the coding sequence ATGACGAACCCGACCCCCGCGGCCCTGCCGCCCCCCTCCGGAGAGAATGGTCGTCGAGTGGAGGCCCTCCGCGCCGCCATGCGCGAGCGGGTGCTGGTGTTGGACGGCGCGATGGGGACGTTGCTCCAGCAGAAGGACCTGAAGGCCGCGGACTTCGGCGGCGCGGAGTACGAGGGCTGCAACGAGAACCTCGTCCTCACGCGGCCGGACATCATCCGGGACATCCACGCGCGCTACTTCGCGGCGGGCGCGGACGTGACGGAGACGGACAGCTTCGGCGGCACGCCGCTGGTGCTCAACGAGTTCGGCCTGGGGCACAAGGCGCTGGAGATCAACGAGGCCTCCGCCCGAATCGCCCGCGAGGCCGCCGCCGAGGCCGAGGCGAAGGACGGACGGATTCGCTGGGTGGCGGGCTCGGTGGGCCCCACCACCAAGGCCATCAGCGTCACGGGGGGAATCACCTTCGAGGAGCTGGTGGACAACTTCGCCGTGCAGGCCGAGGGCCTGGTGCGCGGCGGCTCTGACTACCTGCTGGTCGAGACGGCGCAGGACACGCGCAACGTCAAGGCGGCGCTGCTGGGCATCGACCGTGCGTTCCGCAAGCTGGGCTACGCGGTGCCGGTGGCGGTGTCCGGCACCATCGAGCCCATGGGCACGATGCTCGCGGGGCAGAGCGTGGAGAGCCTGGCGACGTCGCTGGAGCACTGGGACCTGCTGTACCTGGGGCTCAACTGCGCCACGGGTCCGGACTTCATGACGGACCACCTGCGCTCGCTGTCGGACCTGAGCTCCTTCCCGGTGTCGTGTGTCCCCAACGCGGGCCTGCCGGACGAGAACGGCCACTACCTCGAGACGCCGGAGATGCTGTCGCGCTCGCTGCGGCGCTTCTGTGAGCAGGGCTGGCTCAACGTGGTGGGGGGCTGCTGCGGAACGCAGGAGGGCCACATCCGCGCGCTGGCGCAGGCGGTGAAGGGGCTCAAGCCGCGCACGTCCGTGGCGAAGCCGCGCTCGACGCTGTCCGGTGTGGACTACCTCGACGTGACGGACGAGCTGCGCCCGGTGATTGTCGGTGAGCGCACCAACGTCATCGGCAGCAAGAAGTTCAAGGAGCTCATCGTCGCGGGGCAGGTGGAGGATGCGTCCGAAATCGCGCGCGCGCAGGTGAAGCGCGGCGCCCAGGTCATCGACGTGTGTCTGGCGAACCCGGACCGCGACGAGCTGGAGGACATGCGCCAGTTCCTGGACGTCGTCGTCAAGAAGGTGCGCGTGCCCTTGATGATTGACTCCACCGACGAGCGCGTCATCGAGATGGCCCTCACGTACAGCCAGGGCAAGGCCATCATCAACTCGGTGAACCTGGAGGACGGCGAGGAGCGCTTCGAGAAGGTGGTGCCCCTGGCGCGTCGCTTCGGCGCGGCGCTGGTGGTGGGCTGCATCGACGAGGTCGGCATGGCCGTGACGCGCCAGCGCAAGCTGGAGGTGGCGGAGCGCTCGTTCGAGCTGCTCACGCGCAAGTACGGCATGCGCGCGGAGGACCTGTACTTCGACCCGCTCGTCTTCCCGTGTGCCTCGGGTGACGCGCAGTACACGGGCAGCGGCGTGGAGACGGTGGAGGGCGTGCGGCTCATCAAGCAGCGCTTCCCCCAGTGCCGCACGGTGCTGGGCATCTCCAACGTGTCCTTCGGCCTGCCCACCGCGGGCCGCGAGGTGCTCAACTCCGTCTTCCTGTACCACTGCGTGCAGGCGGGCCTGGACATGGCGCTGGTCAACTCCGAGAAGCTGGAGCGCTACGCGTCGCTGCCGGAGGAGGAGCGCACGCTGGCGGAGGACCTGCTCTACAACCGGGGCACGGACCCGGTGACGCCGTTCGCCGCGCACTTCCGCGAGCGCAAGGCGGCCAAGGTGCAGGTGAGCACGCTGCCCCTGGAGGAGCGGCTCCAGCGCTACATCATCGAGGGCTCCCGCGATGGTCTCTTCGCGGACCTGGAGCTGGCGCTCGCGAAGTACGCGCCGCTGGAGATCATCAACGGCCCGCTGATGAAGGGCATGGACGAGGTGGGGCGGCTCTTCGGCGCCAACGAGCTGATTGTCGCGGAGGTGCTCCAGAGCGCCGAGGCGATGAAGGCGGCCGTGGGCTTCCTGGAGCCGCACATGAGCTCCGCGAAGGCGGCCCTGCGCGGCAAGGTGGTGCTGGCCACGGTGAAGGGCGATGTCCACGACATCGGCAAGAACCTGGTGGAGATCATCCTGGCCAACAACGGCTTCCAGGTGGTGAACCTGGGCATCAAGGTCCCGCCCGAGCAGCTGGTGCAGGCCGTGCGTGAGCACCGGCCGGACATCCTCGGCCTGTCGGGGCTCCTGGTGAAGAGCGCGCACCAGATGGTCGCCACGGCGGAGGACCTGCGGCGCGCGGGCGTCGACGTGCCCATCCTGGTGGGCGGCGCGGCGCTGAGCCGCAACTTCGTGGACCGCAACATCGCCCCGGCGTACGGCGCGGGCACCGTGGCCTACGCGCAGGACGCGATGAGCGGCCTGGACCTGGCCAAGCAGATTGTGGAGCCCTCGTCGCACGAGCGCCTGCGCGGCGAGCTGGCCGAGCGTCGCGTGAAGCTGGCGCAAGAGGTGAAGGAGCGTCCTCGCACGGAGGCGCCCACGTCGCGCGTGCGCAGCGCGGAGGTGCGCGTGCTGGACACGGTGCCTCCCGCGCCGGACTTCGAGCGGCACGTGCTCACGAACACGCCGCTGGACCACATCTGGAAGTTCATCAACCCCGTCATGCTGTACGGCCGGCACCTGGGCCTGCGCTCGTCGTCGCGCGCGCTGGGCACTCCGGCCGAGGCGGAGCTGGCGAAGACGGAAGAGGGGCGCAAGGCGCTGGCGCTGAAGGAGGCCGTGGAGGAGCTCAAGGGCATGCTGCGCGGGGGCCTCATGCACGCGCGCGCCGTGTTCCAGTTCTTCAAGGCGGGCAGCGACGGCAACCGCGTGGTGCTCTTCGACGGGACGACCGGGCGCGAGGCCGCGTCCTTCGACTTCCCCCGTCAGGAGCGCGAGAGCGGCTTGTGCCTCGCCGACTACCTGCGTCCGCTGGAGAACGGCGTTCCTTCCGACAACGTGGCGATGTTCGTGGTGACGGCGGGCTCGGGCATCCGCGAGCTGTCGGAGAGCCTCAAGGCCAAGGGCGAGTTCCTGAAGATGCACGCGGTGCAGGCGCTCGCGCTGGAGACGGCGGAGGGCTACGCGGAGCTCCTGCACACGCAGCTTCGCAGCATGTGGGGCACGCCGGACCGTCAGGACATGACGATGCTGGAGCGCTTCCGCGCGGAGTACTCGGGCAAGCGCTACTCGTTCGGCTACCCCGCGTGTCCTCGGCTGGAGGACCAGTCGAAGCTCTTCGCGGCGCTGCGCCCGGAGGAGATTGGGGTGCAGCTCACCGACGGCTGCATGATGGAGCCGGAGGCGTCCGTGTCCGCCATCGTCTTCCACCACCCGCAGGCCTCGTACTTCTCCGTGTCGTGA
- a CDS encoding outer membrane beta-barrel protein, protein MAALGWTAPSLARSGADTHPQPAPGFDSRGITIRSGLSVYTGHLGDTLDLGTFLGVDAETQVLPLLGLQLGYEGSVNGVKDAHQARLWRHNLAAMATVGPTLGGQWKPFLGAGIGASYLDGTPPANQRQLDTTFVAEVPLSAGLDYRYHGVTAGARATYRLLIGGDLAPGDAGDGDLVTVGLSLGARF, encoded by the coding sequence GTGGCAGCCCTGGGATGGACCGCACCCTCCCTCGCCCGGAGCGGCGCGGACACCCACCCGCAACCCGCCCCCGGGTTCGACTCCCGAGGCATCACCATCCGAAGTGGCCTGTCCGTCTACACCGGCCACCTGGGTGACACGCTGGACCTGGGCACGTTCCTGGGCGTCGACGCGGAGACGCAGGTGCTGCCGCTCCTGGGCCTGCAACTGGGTTACGAGGGCTCCGTCAACGGCGTCAAGGACGCCCACCAGGCCCGGCTCTGGCGCCACAACCTGGCCGCCATGGCCACCGTGGGGCCGACACTCGGGGGGCAGTGGAAGCCCTTCCTGGGTGCGGGCATCGGCGCCAGCTACCTGGACGGGACGCCCCCGGCCAACCAGCGCCAGCTCGACACGACCTTCGTCGCGGAGGTGCCCCTCAGCGCGGGGCTCGACTACCGCTACCACGGGGTGACGGCGGGGGCCCGCGCCACCTACCGCCTCCTCATCGGCGGAGACCTGGCGCCGGGGGACGCGGGCGACGGTGACCTGGTCACCGTCGGACTCAGCCTGGGCGCGCGATTCTGA
- a CDS encoding SDR family oxidoreductase gives MKTRPFQERVVLITGASSGIGLAAARAYAQAGAHVVLAARRLERLEDAAREVEALGVRALAVRCDVTRGEDVERLMREVHAAFGGLDVLVNNAGLGLYGPLDSISEEQLRQVFELNVFALWRVTRAALPLLRGRRGAQVVNVSSVLGHRGLPLLGGYCASKAAVNAMTESLRTELAPEGIRVLLVSPGLTESEFREHRMNAEGWAQRAVPLKAMSAEQVAREMVRASLRGRRDTILTLPGRIMVLANRFVPGLFDRIAHRMANPVKKDA, from the coding sequence ATGAAGACCCGACCCTTCCAGGAGCGAGTGGTCCTCATCACCGGGGCGTCCAGTGGCATCGGGCTCGCGGCCGCCAGGGCCTACGCCCAAGCGGGGGCGCATGTCGTCCTGGCGGCTCGACGGCTGGAGCGGTTGGAGGACGCGGCCCGTGAAGTCGAGGCGCTTGGCGTCCGGGCACTGGCGGTGCGGTGCGACGTGACACGCGGCGAGGACGTGGAGCGCCTCATGCGCGAGGTGCACGCCGCCTTCGGTGGGCTGGATGTGCTCGTGAACAACGCGGGGCTGGGACTGTACGGGCCGCTGGACTCCATCAGCGAGGAGCAGCTGCGGCAGGTGTTCGAGCTCAACGTGTTCGCGTTGTGGCGGGTGACTCGGGCCGCGCTGCCGCTCTTGCGGGGGCGGCGTGGGGCGCAGGTGGTGAATGTCAGCTCCGTGTTGGGGCACCGAGGGCTGCCGCTGCTGGGGGGTTACTGCGCGTCGAAGGCGGCGGTGAATGCGATGACGGAGTCGCTGCGCACGGAGCTCGCGCCCGAGGGCATCCGCGTGCTGCTCGTGTCGCCGGGACTCACCGAGAGCGAGTTCCGTGAGCACCGCATGAACGCGGAGGGCTGGGCACAGCGGGCGGTTCCGCTGAAGGCGATGTCGGCGGAACAGGTCGCGCGGGAGATGGTGCGCGCGAGCCTGCGCGGACGGCGAGACACCATCCTCACCCTCCCCGGCCGCATCATGGTACTGGCCAACCGGTTCGTCCCCGGCCTGTTCGACCGCATCGCCCACCGCATGGCCAACCCGGTGAAGAAGGACGCATGA
- a CDS encoding PD-(D/E)XK nuclease family protein, with product MRRPTLSNDFSWSKSRHEKFSECLRSYYFYYYGSWGGWVADAPKDVRELYVLKKLANRFSWAGSVVHECIKDVLLDWRAGRVVDPAVVEARARKLMQDDFRHSRGKAYWTQKYRKQFTGLVEHEYGEVLPDEAWKQNWETVRSALAWFFTSRWPDLARSLKPEQWLEVDAGFDFAHFTLDGLKVFAIPDFAFVDADGTPVVVDWKTGKSRDGYDEQVLGYALYVSQRYRFPVEKVRASLVYLNEGKEQDVQVDMSAMASFQKHFDTSVAKMRALLKDPATNTPLDVSAFPPSESLTPCVRCVFRRPCGREAALAAQPPAQSVA from the coding sequence ATGCGGCGCCCCACCCTCAGCAACGACTTCTCCTGGTCCAAGAGCCGCCACGAGAAGTTCTCCGAATGCCTGCGCTCCTACTACTTCTACTACTACGGCTCCTGGGGTGGCTGGGTGGCGGACGCACCGAAGGACGTGCGGGAGCTGTACGTGCTCAAGAAGCTGGCCAACCGCTTCAGTTGGGCCGGCAGCGTCGTGCATGAGTGCATCAAGGACGTGCTCCTCGACTGGAGAGCCGGCCGCGTGGTGGACCCCGCGGTGGTGGAGGCCCGCGCACGCAAGCTGATGCAGGACGACTTCCGCCACTCTCGAGGCAAGGCGTACTGGACGCAGAAGTACCGCAAGCAGTTCACCGGCCTCGTCGAGCACGAGTACGGCGAGGTGCTCCCCGACGAGGCCTGGAAGCAGAACTGGGAGACGGTGCGCTCGGCGCTGGCGTGGTTCTTCACGTCGCGCTGGCCGGACCTCGCGCGGAGCCTCAAGCCCGAGCAGTGGCTGGAGGTGGACGCGGGCTTCGACTTCGCCCACTTCACGCTGGATGGGCTGAAGGTGTTCGCCATCCCCGACTTCGCCTTCGTGGATGCGGACGGCACCCCCGTGGTGGTGGACTGGAAGACGGGCAAGTCGCGCGACGGCTACGACGAGCAGGTGCTGGGCTACGCCCTCTACGTGTCGCAGCGCTACCGCTTCCCAGTGGAGAAGGTGCGCGCGTCGCTCGTGTACCTCAACGAGGGCAAGGAGCAGGACGTCCAGGTGGACATGAGCGCCATGGCGTCCTTCCAGAAGCACTTCGACACGAGCGTCGCCAAGATGCGTGCGCTCTTGAAGGACCCGGCGACGAACACGCCGCTCGACGTGTCCGCGTTTCCTCCCTCGGAGTCGCTGACGCCTTGCGTGCGCTGCGTGTTCCGAAGGCCCTGTGGGCGCGAGGCCGCGCTCGCCGCGCAGCCCCCGGCCCAGTCCGTGGCGTGA
- a CDS encoding metalloregulator ArsR/SmtB family transcription factor — protein sequence MEALSQSFRALGDPTRLRILRLVAEAPLNVTELVSLVGVAQSSVSHHLGKLKGLGLIREERQAGFSYYSLALEGDDARWPLIRLAREAEDAAGDSARLQDLLRARADRQALNERLLEPGQSWSLWAGALASLLPPLDVADFGCGTGVLSVAIARWARHVWAIDQNADALEQARARAGSERASNITFLGEDLHRLSLTSGRMDLVVISQSLHHVESPDSVLAEAWRLLKPGGRLVLLELMPHDERWVVERLGHRHLGFEPAQLEAALGAQGFASLTRETHARDGASPFRVFLLTGVKPS from the coding sequence ATGGAAGCTCTGTCCCAATCCTTCCGGGCGCTCGGCGACCCGACGCGGCTGCGCATCCTCCGGCTGGTGGCGGAGGCTCCGCTGAACGTGACGGAGCTGGTGTCGCTGGTGGGCGTGGCCCAGTCCTCGGTGTCGCACCACCTGGGGAAGCTCAAGGGGCTGGGGCTCATCCGCGAGGAGCGGCAGGCGGGCTTCAGCTACTACTCGCTGGCGCTGGAGGGAGATGACGCCCGCTGGCCGCTCATCCGGCTGGCGAGGGAGGCGGAGGACGCGGCGGGGGACTCGGCGCGGCTCCAGGATTTGCTGCGCGCCCGCGCCGACCGTCAGGCCCTCAACGAGCGGCTCCTGGAGCCGGGGCAGTCGTGGTCCCTGTGGGCGGGCGCGCTGGCGTCGCTCCTGCCGCCGTTGGACGTGGCCGACTTCGGCTGTGGCACGGGCGTGTTGAGCGTGGCCATCGCGCGGTGGGCGAGGCACGTGTGGGCCATCGACCAGAACGCGGATGCGCTGGAGCAGGCGCGGGCCCGGGCGGGGAGCGAGCGTGCTTCCAACATCACGTTCCTGGGGGAGGACCTGCACCGGCTCTCGCTGACGTCGGGGCGGATGGACCTGGTGGTGATTTCGCAGAGCCTCCACCACGTGGAGTCCCCGGACTCCGTGCTGGCCGAGGCCTGGCGGCTGCTCAAGCCCGGCGGCCGGTTGGTGTTGTTGGAGTTGATGCCGCATGACGAGCGCTGGGTGGTGGAGCGGCTGGGCCACCGGCACCTGGGGTTCGAGCCCGCGCAGCTGGAAGCGGCACTGGGCGCACAGGGCTTCGCGTCGCTCACCCGTGAGACGCATGCCCGCGACGGGGCCAGCCCCTTTCGAGTCTTTCTGCTGACTGGAGTGAAGCCATCATGA
- a CDS encoding tRNA threonylcarbamoyladenosine dehydratase: MNPQPPPPAPSETETPPATAAAGTDTNGSLARPFKLSRRFDRTGRLLGDTAMERLANARVVVFGQGGVGSYATEGLVRSGIGHLTLVDHDDVCVTNTNRQLHATVKGVGKSKAELMAQRCREINPMARIEAVREFYREEVAEQMLQAGQYDFVVDAIDNVKAKLHLLHRCVSLGIPVVSSMGAAARLDPTAIRVEDLSETHMDPFAKDIRKLLKRKYGVETDRHTGITAVYSIEARRMPVPLNYDDATDGFLCVCPQDNDFHTCDHRTQIDGSVSFVTSCFGMNAAGVVIRRLASTR; the protein is encoded by the coding sequence ATGAATCCGCAGCCCCCACCGCCCGCCCCTTCCGAGACAGAGACTCCGCCCGCCACGGCGGCCGCCGGCACCGATACCAACGGCTCGCTCGCCCGGCCCTTCAAGCTGTCCCGGCGCTTCGACCGCACGGGACGCCTGCTGGGCGACACGGCCATGGAGCGGCTGGCCAACGCGCGCGTGGTGGTGTTCGGCCAGGGCGGCGTGGGCAGCTATGCGACGGAGGGCCTGGTTCGCAGCGGCATCGGCCACCTGACGCTGGTGGACCATGACGATGTCTGCGTCACCAACACCAACCGCCAGCTCCACGCGACGGTGAAGGGCGTGGGCAAGTCCAAGGCGGAGCTGATGGCGCAGCGCTGCCGCGAAATCAATCCGATGGCGCGCATCGAAGCCGTGCGCGAGTTCTACCGCGAGGAGGTCGCCGAGCAGATGCTCCAGGCCGGCCAGTACGACTTCGTGGTGGACGCCATCGACAACGTGAAGGCGAAGCTGCACCTGCTGCACCGCTGCGTGTCGCTGGGCATTCCCGTGGTCAGCTCCATGGGCGCCGCCGCGCGGCTGGACCCCACGGCCATCCGCGTGGAGGACCTGTCCGAGACGCACATGGACCCGTTCGCCAAGGACATCCGCAAGCTGCTCAAGCGCAAGTACGGCGTGGAGACGGACCGGCACACGGGCATCACCGCCGTCTACTCCATCGAAGCGCGGCGGATGCCGGTGCCGCTCAACTACGACGACGCCACCGACGGCTTCCTCTGCGTGTGCCCGCAGGACAACGACTTCCACACGTGTGACCACCGCACGCAAATCGACGGCAGCGTGTCCTTCGTCACCTCGTGCTTCGGGATGAACGCGGCCGGCGTCGTGATTCGCCGGCTGGCCTCCACGCGCTGA
- a CDS encoding TatD family hydrolase, with amino-acid sequence MIDTHCHLDATRFDTDRNHVLERAWAAGLQGIVIPGVGPHDWEPLLALTRQDARLQVGLGIHPQLLPEMPADQDDAALELLDALLSKGGAAAVGECGLDGPSLPGAPLERQLSVLRRHLALARKHQLPVLMHCHRLHPALIDLLKQEELPEAGVLMHSYSGGVELARFYLQKGCHFSFAGPVTWAEARKPLDALRAIPLERLMAETDAPDQAPTPHRGGRSEPAYLPHILEGMARVRGEPADEVAQRTTENARRFFREGFPRASR; translated from the coding sequence ATGATCGACACCCATTGCCATCTCGATGCGACACGTTTCGACACTGACCGGAATCACGTGCTGGAGCGCGCGTGGGCCGCGGGACTGCAAGGCATCGTCATCCCCGGCGTGGGTCCTCATGACTGGGAGCCGCTGCTCGCGTTGACCCGGCAGGACGCTCGCCTGCAAGTGGGCCTGGGCATCCATCCACAGCTGCTTCCGGAGATGCCCGCGGACCAGGACGACGCGGCGCTGGAGCTGCTCGACGCGCTGCTGTCGAAGGGCGGCGCGGCCGCGGTGGGCGAGTGTGGCCTGGATGGTCCCTCGCTTCCGGGTGCGCCGCTGGAGCGGCAACTGTCCGTGCTGCGACGCCACCTCGCCCTCGCGCGCAAGCACCAGCTTCCGGTGTTGATGCATTGTCACCGGCTCCATCCCGCGCTCATCGACCTGCTCAAGCAGGAGGAGCTGCCGGAGGCGGGCGTGCTCATGCACAGCTACAGCGGCGGCGTGGAGCTGGCGCGCTTCTATCTCCAGAAGGGCTGTCACTTCTCCTTCGCAGGCCCGGTGACGTGGGCGGAGGCGCGCAAGCCCCTGGACGCGCTGCGCGCCATTCCGCTGGAGCGGCTGATGGCGGAGACGGACGCACCCGACCAGGCCCCCACGCCCCACCGGGGCGGGCGCTCCGAGCCGGCCTACCTTCCCCACATCCTGGAGGGAATGGCTCGCGTGAGAGGAGAGCCCGCCGACGAGGTCGCCCAGCGGACGACCGAGAACGCCCGCCGCTTCTTCCGGGAAGGTTTCCCCCGCGCTTCGCGGTAG
- a CDS encoding DUF2934 domain-containing protein, translating into MARSSGSHSHPKAAAQSSDQAPEPHGSRNVITHEQISRRAYEIFLARGGLHGNHEQDWAQAERELKLGRQ; encoded by the coding sequence ATGGCACGAAGCAGCGGTTCCCACTCTCATCCGAAGGCAGCGGCACAGTCCTCGGACCAGGCGCCCGAGCCCCATGGCTCGCGGAATGTCATCACCCACGAGCAGATTTCGCGCAGGGCCTACGAAATCTTCCTGGCCCGCGGCGGCCTTCACGGCAACCACGAGCAGGACTGGGCCCAGGCCGAGCGAGAGCTGAAGCTCGGCCGTCAGTAG